CTTGTGCAACTTCCATCGAGGCCGAATTTACGGTCTACTCAGCGGGTACTATTTCGGGCCCTGACGAAATACAGATTGGCGGTGCGTCTGCTCCACCGGATCCGGAGGTATACCAGTTTAGCGTAACAGCTGCTACACCTGGCGGAGTCTGGACTTCGTCTGACACCGAGGTGGTAACTGTTGACGAAACGGGGCTGCTCACCATGCTGCGTGCAGGGACTTCGGTCATTACCTACACGCTGAATACAAGCTGCGGAACGATCAAAACGTCAAAAACGGTGACCATATTAACGCCCGGACAGATTACGGGTTCCAGTGTGATCTGTAATAACGGAACCGTATTTCAGTTCGAAATAGAAAACGGTACTGCGGGTGGCATCTGGTCAACCACTTCACCGGACATAGCGACCATAGACCAGAACGGTGTAGTTACACCACAGGCTGTCGGGTTGTTTTTTGTTTATTACAAAGTGGGTAACCGGACCGCGCAGAAAACGGTCGTAATTATGTCGGCTGGATTACTTCAGGGGCCGAGAGCTGTGTGTATTAACTCTCCATCCTACATGAATCAGTATTATCTAATTGAATATACTGATAACGGCACCTGGGCTTCCAGCAATCCGGCTGTCGCGACTATTGATGAATACGGCACATTTGTACCTGTTTCGGCCGGAACAACCATCATTTCCTACACGGTTACTTCTCCCGAATGCGGGACGTTGACCACCACACAAGTCCTTTCCGTGGAATCGCCTGACAACTCAGTAACCCGTTTCGAAGGATACCAGGTAATGACAGAAGGTGTAAATAACCTGATATCAGACTGTTCCATCGTCGGGACGCTTGAGAGTGCTTCAATTTACAATTCTGAATATCCCTATTTCGATGCTGCTGTCTGGCTGGAAAACGGATCGACTGTCATTCGTGTATCACCTTATGGAGATTTTAACCAGCCTGCAAGCGTCGTACTTTATTTCACGCAGCAGGATTTCGATGCGTTCAATTTTAAAAACTCAGTTCGTGTACCCAAAAACCCGACCGATATTTCCGGCAAAGCCAATCTGCGCATTTTGCATTTTAGTGGAATGGGGTCTCCAAGTGAGCTGATCGACCCGACAACTATTACCTGGAATGCCGCAGCGACGCGCTGGGAAATTGCGTTCAGCATAACGCATTTCAGCACCTTTTCCATTGCGGCGGAGGCGACTGCTCTTCCAGTTACACTCGCTTCTTTCAAGGTAGAAAAACAGGAACATACTGCCAAGTTAACCTGGATAAGTACTTCTGAGGTCAACAGTGATTACTATGAAGTTCAGCATAGCAGGAATGGTAAAAATTGGCAAAAACTCGACATAGTCTCGTCTGGCGGAGATAGCGATGCAGAAAACAGATATTCTTATTTACACGTGAACCCCGCAAACGGAGCAAATTTGTATCGGCTGAAAATGGTCGACAGAGACCTGAGCTTCGCATACAGCAAAATCCAGACCGTAACTTTTGAGCGCGTGGTTGATGTCATCATTTTCCCAAACCCAACGTCTGGCCAGATCACCATCAACACGCCCGGCTGGGAATTGGTGAAATCGGTGAAAATCTACAATCTGGTAGGATCAGTTGTCTATACCTCGGAAAAACGACCGGCCAAAATAATAGATGTGAGTAATGTAAATGCGGGTAACTATCTCATTCAATTGATATCACAAGACGGATCGGTCAGAACAGAAAGGATAGTCATTTCGAAATAGCGAAACTACGTCAGATACTTTTTGAAATAGCCCGCCTTCGTCTCATAGCCGAGCTTTTCGTAAAAGCTTTTTGCGCCATATGTTGCCAGGGAAACAAGTCGGTAATCTTTTTCCCTGGCCACTTTTTCAAACCGATCCATTAACATGGATCCGATTTTCAATGACCTGCAGGAAACATCCACGACAATCTCATCGACATAAGCAACCAGTCCGCCAGCATAAATGGCATGATGAAAATAGCCCGATGCATAACCTACAACCATTTCATTTCTGACTGCGACAAGCGAACAATACAGCTCATCAGCAAGCAGTTTTGGAAGCTCGGTCATTACATAGGATTCTGATATGATTAATGTGTCGCTCAGTTGTTTTGCGAGGTGAAAAATCCGGTCCGAATCCTCGTTGAGAGCTGGTCTGATTAAAATTTTATCATCCATATTGTTCTGACAAACTACAAATAGAAAAATAGACTTACCTGGCTTTTATCAGCCAGGTCTTTAGTGCTGATAAAAACATTTGCTGCTGGTCGATAAACAAGGTATGTGAGCAATTATCCAGGTATTCAACATGGTCTTTCCCAATCAAATGCCTGAGGTCGGCAATTTGCTTGCTGGAATAAAGACCGTCCTGTTTTCCGTACAAAGCGTAAACCGGTACCGATCTTTTGCGCAGAAATTGCAATTGCGGTGTAACGTCAATGTTATGACGAGGTTCGTGTTCCCAAAATGTGGCAACCGCCCGCTCATTTTTCACATAACCAACAATCAGCGAGTCAGTTTTATAAGTATCGTAAATCGCTTTCGCTCGATCGTTTGGCATTCTTAAAGTAAAGAAACCATTTGCCGATGCGTGGCTGAAAACCAGTGTCCGATATGCCAGTGAATTGGTGTCCATCTGCGCAATAGATGCAAGCTTACTTAACCGGAGGGAATCCTTTTGATCTTCATAAATAGTCCGGGCAGACCGTAGAATTGTGTAATAAGATTGCTGTTGTGAAATCAGGGCACTGCACAAAACAAGGGTTTTAACCATGTCGGGATTCTTTTCGGCAAATTGCGCTGCGATCAAACCTCCGAAGCTGAACGCGAGCAGAGAAGCTCTTTTCAGACCGTAATGGTCATAAATGCTTTTCAAATCCCTGAAAGCTTCATCGAAGTCCATTCTGGCGTTCTTGTCCGCGGACCTGCCTTCGCCCCGACGGTCATAAATCACAACAAAAAAACCGTTTCTTGCCAGCAATTCAGCGGTTGTCGCCTCAAAAAATACGCTGCTGCTGCCAGGACCACCGTGCAGAAATATGATGGGATGATCCTTTGTATCCCCGAACGAACGACTGTACAGGCCTTGTGAAAAGCATTGTGATGGAAAAATAAAAATGAAAAGGGCAATTAATAACGGCGTCCACAGGACAAAAGGTAAACTCAGGCGCATTGTGCTTTGAAAATTGAAATCACCTGGCAAAAAAGGTATTTATTGTTTCCGAAGCAACTCCCTGGCGACGCTGGGTTTTCAACATCCTCCGCTTTTAGGCATGGCGTAAATCACATTGCCGGAAACAGACAAGTTAAATACCTTATCTTTTATTGCGGGAAATAGTAATTTCCATGTTTTCCCCTTGTCTGATGACCTGTAAATGCCGTTGGGATGGCCGCAGAAGAAAGATTCGCCAACCTCGGTGATGGAGGCGATGTACAGGCTTGCGGGGAGGCCGGCGTCGATGGGCTGCCAGCTTTTGCCGCCGTCGTAAGATGTTCGCACCCTTCTGGTTTCTGATTCGGTATTGCAGGTTATGGCAGCAAATCCCCCTTTGATGCGCTCTATTGCGATGCCGACACCTCCCTCGCTGAGTACACAATCCCAGTTTTCACCATCATCGGTCGACCGCAATATGCCGGTCTGGCTGGTCGCCATCAGTATACCGTCTGACTCTACCATTTTTATTACCCAGCCTCCGTCATACACGCGTCTCCATTCTTTCCCATTGTCGGTGGATTTAAAAAGACCTTTGTCGCAACCGATGAAAATCTTGCCTTTAGCTTCAAAAACATTGCGAACGTCTTGCCCTAAAAAGTCCGTGAACATTGGCGACCATAAACCCGTCCCTTTTTCTCTTTGCAAAAACCGGCCACCGTAATTGAATGCGACCAGCCCCGTCTTTCCAGCGGCAATACTGCTGTTTCCGTCAGGAAAAATCTCTTTTTCCCAAAAAGGAGCAGCCGAATTTGCATGACCGCGATATAGTCCCTTTCCGGAGCGCACATATAGCTCGCTATTTTTTTCAACAAAACCCTCGGCCTGCTGATTTGCAGGCAATCCTTCGCTTATATCCTGCCAGGTAAGCCCGCCGTCATCAGACTTAAAAATAATGTTTGCAGCTAAGCTCCCTTCTGTTTTCTGTGTTTTCAAACTATCCTGCCGAGAGAATGACTTTGGAAATTTCAACGTCTGATCAAAGGCGGGCGAGAAATGGAAAATGAG
This Dyadobacter sp. UC 10 DNA region includes the following protein-coding sequences:
- a CDS encoding Ig-like domain-containing protein, with translation MYNSTVSLLLYLILGTYQAFASDLSASGNNANPNEGTLAYTEILKNRPDEPECITANGQPVSLQDICAGSEPQQLVFEVASEETVTYTWYFTSSDGTIVDEEVYSGSENSYTPASDQFGTFYCIASAECGNIQSDGAVVQYVTAGTISGESVICAAPGSEPFIYTVAGATSAGEWSSSNPSIASIDAQTGELTVHAKGAVTIQYAISSGCYPVSDFHITINYLDQIAGNLTACLDGTEPQTEQLSTQLSTEGGAWSSSNPAVASIDEASGLVTPLAAGTTTISYKLATCATSIEAEFTVYSAGTISGPDEIQIGGASAPPDPEVYQFSVTAATPGGVWTSSDTEVVTVDETGLLTMLRAGTSVITYTLNTSCGTIKTSKTVTILTPGQITGSSVICNNGTVFQFEIENGTAGGIWSTTSPDIATIDQNGVVTPQAVGLFFVYYKVGNRTAQKTVVIMSAGLLQGPRAVCINSPSYMNQYYLIEYTDNGTWASSNPAVATIDEYGTFVPVSAGTTIISYTVTSPECGTLTTTQVLSVESPDNSVTRFEGYQVMTEGVNNLISDCSIVGTLESASIYNSEYPYFDAAVWLENGSTVIRVSPYGDFNQPASVVLYFTQQDFDAFNFKNSVRVPKNPTDISGKANLRILHFSGMGSPSELIDPTTITWNAAATRWEIAFSITHFSTFSIAAEATALPVTLASFKVEKQEHTAKLTWISTSEVNSDYYEVQHSRNGKNWQKLDIVSSGGDSDAENRYSYLHVNPANGANLYRLKMVDRDLSFAYSKIQTVTFERVVDVIIFPNPTSGQITINTPGWELVKSVKIYNLVGSVVYTSEKRPAKIIDVSNVNAGNYLIQLISQDGSVRTERIVISK
- a CDS encoding GNAT family N-acetyltransferase, coding for MDDKILIRPALNEDSDRIFHLAKQLSDTLIISESYVMTELPKLLADELYCSLVAVRNEMVVGYASGYFHHAIYAGGLVAYVDEIVVDVSCRSLKIGSMLMDRFEKVAREKDYRLVSLATYGAKSFYEKLGYETKAGYFKKYLT
- a CDS encoding alpha/beta fold hydrolase, giving the protein MRLSLPFVLWTPLLIALFIFIFPSQCFSQGLYSRSFGDTKDHPIIFLHGGPGSSSVFFEATTAELLARNGFFVVIYDRRGEGRSADKNARMDFDEAFRDLKSIYDHYGLKRASLLAFSFGGLIAAQFAEKNPDMVKTLVLCSALISQQQSYYTILRSARTIYEDQKDSLRLSKLASIAQMDTNSLAYRTLVFSHASANGFFTLRMPNDRAKAIYDTYKTDSLIVGYVKNERAVATFWEHEPRHNIDVTPQLQFLRKRSVPVYALYGKQDGLYSSKQIADLRHLIGKDHVEYLDNCSHTLFIDQQQMFLSALKTWLIKAR
- a CDS encoding beta propeller repeat protein; translation: MNSYAIALLLIFHFSPAFDQTLKFPKSFSRQDSLKTQKTEGSLAANIIFKSDDGGLTWQDISEGLPANQQAEGFVEKNSELYVRSGKGLYRGHANSAAPFWEKEIFPDGNSSIAAGKTGLVAFNYGGRFLQREKGTGLWSPMFTDFLGQDVRNVFEAKGKIFIGCDKGLFKSTDNGKEWRRVYDGGWVIKMVESDGILMATSQTGILRSTDDGENWDCVLSEGGVGIAIERIKGGFAAITCNTESETRRVRTSYDGGKSWQPIDAGLPASLYIASITEVGESFFCGHPNGIYRSSDKGKTWKLLFPAIKDKVFNLSVSGNVIYAMPKSGGC